The following proteins are co-located in the Silene latifolia isolate original U9 population chromosome 1, ASM4854445v1, whole genome shotgun sequence genome:
- the LOC141649924 gene encoding uncharacterized protein LOC141649924 — protein MAFKADMSKAYDRLDWNFIRGNFKSCGNLNKVIKDYCHASGQVINDNKSSMTFSPCSSLSFARKCLKTFNIPCGLIWVPTWVFLLMWDFQGVIKVKEKLLSLSLTRWVNGNMPKPLCLELLTDSPNLSNLKIRNLIYNSNCWDQRLVSMSFDESSAKDILAIPIRCSEGSDNFFWSASSSGNYSVKNGYQIALKNSWNISATPKDRSRVPDACMYVFQKILWNLPGPKSWIILIWKLLTESLPTGESFLKRGFDGPFTCLLCDSNETETPDHLFRDCSFANRIWAGSLLGIRAQSGDNLRLQCRKVFDNAESSLIGAILLYQDTLNLALSAEDRKPRSIAVQTPLEEDLTNLRNGVTIPLIQSSLSCSRSHIFVDAAWSAELAAGFGGCIMLDNDVVSEFCIKGRAENAEQAEALAIREALKWALSRNILHVNIFSDCLQVLAQVLKYSQLKYWTRNTVDDIIDLAKNFHCSSFTYVPRICNRAAHRLAKRTIKM, from the exons ATGGCGTTTAAAGCGGACATGAGCAAAGCTTATGATCGTCTCGACTGGAACTTTATCAGAG GTAACTTTAAGAGTTGTGGTAACCTGAACAAAGTTATCAAGGATTATTGTCATGCCTCGGGTCAGGTTATTAATGATAATAAATCTTCTATGACTTTCAGCCCGTGCTCAAGTCTATCCTTTGCTCGTAAATGTTTGAAAACCTTCAATATTCCATGTGGACTAATATGGGTTCCTACTTGGGTATTCCTACTGATGTGGGACTTTCAGGGTGTAATAAAAGTAAAAGAGAAGCTTTTGAGTTTATCATTGACAAG ATGGGTCAATGGTAATATGCCGAAACCATTATGCCTAGAGCTTCTTACTGATTCCCCTAATTTGAGTAATTTAAAAATCAGAAATCTTATCTATAACAGTAACTGTTGGGACCAGAGATTAGTGTCTATGTCTTTTGACGAATCTTCTGCCAAAGACATTCTTGCTATTCCGATTCGATGCTCGGAAGGTAGCGACAACTTCTTTTGGTCGGCTTCGTCATCCGGGAATTATTCAGTTAAGAATGGTTATCAGATTGCACTAAAAAATTCCTGGAATATTTCAGCGACACCAAAGGACCGTTCAAGAGTTCCAGATGCGTGTATGTATGTCTTTCAAAAAATCCTATGGAACTTACCAGGACCGAAAAGTTGGATTATCCTTATTTGGAAACTTCTCACTGAATCGCTGCCCACTGGGGAAAGTTTTTTAAAGAGGGGTTTTGACGGCCCTTTCACTTGCTTACTTTGTGATTCAAACGAAACGGAGACGCCTGATCACTTGTTCCGTGATTGTTCCTTTGCTAATAGAATTTGGGCTGGAAGTCTTCTAGGGATTCGAGCTCAATCAGGCGATAATTTGAGGCTCCA GTGTAGAAAGGTATTTGATAATGCGGAGAGCTCCCTTATTGGTGCTATCTTATTATATCAAGATACTCTTAACTTGGCTCTTTCTGCTGAAGATAGGAAGCCGAGGTCCATTGCTGTTCAAACACCTTTGGAGGAAGACTTGACTAATCTTAGGAATGGGGTAACCATTCCTTTGATCCAGAGTTCTCTAAGCTGTTCGCGGTCTCATATTTTTGTGGATGCTGCGTGGTCTGCGGAATTGGCTGCTGGTTTTGGTGGGTGTATTATGTTAGATAATGATGTTGTGTCTGAATTCTGTATCAAGGGAAGAGCTGAGAATGCTGAGCAAGCGGAAGCCTTGGCAATTAGAGAGGCCTTGAAGTGGGCACTCTCTCGAAACATCCTTCATGTTAACATTTTCTCTGATTGTCTGCAGGTTCTTGCTCAAGTCCTAAAGTACTCTCAGCTCAAATATTGGACTAGGAATACTGTTGACGACATCATTGATCTAGCGAAAAACTTTCATTGTAGTTCCTTTACTTATGTTCCTAGAATTTGTAATAGAGCCGCTCATAGGTTAGCTAAGCGTACTATTAAAATGTAG